The genomic segment CTGACGCCGTACACGGTCGACTGCAACGACGTCTACGAGAACGCGGGCGGCAACTACCTCGTCTGGCCCGATCTCACGGGCAGCGACGGCAACATCTCCCTGGATCCGCAGTTCTGCGGCGGCGGCGGCCGGCCCTACGAGCTGCGCTGGGACTCGCCCTGCGCGGAGCCGAACAACGGCTGCGGGCTCCTGATCGGCGCCTACGCGGTGGGCTGCGCCGACTCGGGGGTCGCCGACACGCATTGGGGCGCGGTGAAGGCGCGCTACGGCAACGGCACACCGCCCTAGGGCCTAGGGGACCAGCACAATCTTCCCGAAGAGGCGCCGCGCGGCGATCCGCCGGTGCGCCTCGGCCACCTCGGCCAGCGGCAGCACGCTGTCGATCACGGCCTGGAAGGTGCCGTCGGCGACGAGGCGGTAGATGTTCGGCAGGGTGCCGCGGCTGCCCATCGTGCTGCCGACGATGGCCAGGTTCTTGAAGAAGATGGGCCGCAGATTGGCCGAGAACTCGGCCCCGCTGCTCGCGCCACAGCAGAGGATGCGCCCGCCCGCGGCCAGCGCGCGCAGGCTGCCGGGGAAGGTGTCGGCGCCGACGTGATCGACGATGAGGTCGCAGCCCCGCTTGCCCGTGAGCGCGCGCACGGTCTGCGGCCAGGCCGGGTCGCTGTAGTTCACGGTCTCGGCAGCGCCCAGCGTGCGGGCGCGCGCCAGCTTCTCGTCGCTGGACGCCGTGGCGATCACCCGCGCCCCCGCGTAGCGGGCGATCTGGATCGCCGCCGTCGAGACGCCGCTGCCGGCCGCGTGGACGAGCACCGTGTCCGCGCCCGTCACGCGGCCTTTCACCATCAGCATCTCCCAGGCGGTGAGGAAGACCAGGCTCGTGGCGGCCGCCGCCTCGAAGCTGAGCGCATCCGGCAGGGGCAGCGCGTTCGCCGCCGGCACGGCGAGCAGCTCGCAGTCCGTGCCGTCCGCGCTCTCGCCGTAGATGCCGTAGTGCCGGCAGTAGTGATCGCGTCCGGAGAGGCACTCCGCGCAGCGGCCGCAGGCGAAGCCGGGCGCGATGGCCACGCGGTCGCCCACGGCCAGGCCCTGGGCGCCCGGACCGAGGGCGGCCACCACCCCAGCGCCGTCTGCACCGGGCGTGATGGGCAGCGGGAACTGGTGGCCCGGCACACCGCGGCGCACCCAGGTGTCGAGCTGGTTCACGCCCGCAGCCTTGATCGCGACGAGGACCTGCCCCGGGCCCGCCCCGGGCTCGGGCCGCTCCTCGAGCCTGAGCACCTCGGGACCGCCGTGTTCGTGGATGCGCACCGCCTTCACTGTCGGCTCCTCCTCGCCGCGCGCCGGGCGCGGCTCACTCGCAGTAGCAGAACCAGCTGCCGAGCAGATCGTCCTCGGCATTGCGCAGCTCGAGCAGCCAAGCGCCGCGCTGCTGCGGGAAGAGAGTCTTGTAGGACCAGGTCGGCCAGCGTTCACCCCTGATCGTGAGCGCGATCTCCTGCAGCTCGCGCCCCTGGTAGATCCAGACGTGGCGCAGCACCTGCCCCGGCGTCGCCCCGTCCACTTCCATCCAGAAGTAGACCTTGTCGCCGGGCGCGAAGACCTGGCCGCGATCGACGAGACGGCGATTCTCCACGCCCCGGCCGAAGCCGGCGTCCAGGACG from the bacterium genome contains:
- a CDS encoding zinc-binding dehydrogenase, giving the protein MKAVRIHEHGGPEVLRLEERPEPGAGPGQVLVAIKAAGVNQLDTWVRRGVPGHQFPLPITPGADGAGVVAALGPGAQGLAVGDRVAIAPGFACGRCAECLSGRDHYCRHYGIYGESADGTDCELLAVPAANALPLPDALSFEAAAATSLVFLTAWEMLMVKGRVTGADTVLVHAAGSGVSTAAIQIARYAGARVIATASSDEKLARARTLGAAETVNYSDPAWPQTVRALTGKRGCDLIVDHVGADTFPGSLRALAAGGRILCCGASSGAEFSANLRPIFFKNLAIVGSTMGSRGTLPNIYRLVADGTFQAVIDSVLPLAEVAEAHRRIAARRLFGKIVLVP